From the Hordeum vulgare subsp. vulgare chromosome 1H, MorexV3_pseudomolecules_assembly, whole genome shotgun sequence genome, the window AGGGAACATGACACCTCATTGTATTTGTTTGTTATGTTGGAGTTTTGCTGCTCTTAGATATTGTTAATTGTTGATAACAGTGTTCTCATAGAGGAATTTATGATTTTCCCCCATGGCAGGTATGATTGTTACCTCGGCATTGATCATATGGAAGGGATTGATGGTTGCGACAGGGAGCGAGTCGCCGGTTGTGGTGGTTCTTTCTGGTAGCATGGAGCCTGGATTTAAAAGGGTTTGTTGCCTACTTACGCACTGCAAGAATCCTTAGATTTTGTATATGTATCTGATTATTAGATGCTTGATGAGGACCATTTTAGATAGCCTCTAATGTCTAATGTGACTTAATCATCTGGGTTAGGCAGTAATTTCAATAGAACCCTTTCTAAGTGAAGGGACCGAGTCGAATTAGGGGGGTACCCAAGCGCACTCACAATTGAACATACGCATTTGGTTTTGTAATTTGCAGTTAATATCTGACCAATATGAAATACCGAAGTTGCATGTGCAACACATAAAGTGAATTATTTCCATGATTTTCTCAAAAGAATAAGAATATAATTGGCCTCCATTGGGTTGTAAGTGAAGGACTACGTATGGCCTTTAAGATCTTGGTCTAATTTATCCAAGTTTCGTTTTGAGATTACTGCCACCACCACTTGATGATCTGTATTGGTGCATGCCATGTTCTCAGTTTTCCATTCTTATTCCAGTGCCATTTTTGCGTTCTGTAGGCTAAAATGGGTGTCATCATCGTTTGTCCCTGTATCATTAATTATCTGTTTTGCAGGGTGATATTCTGTTTTTGCACATGAGCCAAGATCCTATCCGCACTGGAGAAATAGTTGTTTTTAATATTGATGTAAGTCCTACTTAATTATTGTACTTTGCAAGCCGTAAATTATTAGCTGGGTGATGAACTCATGATTTTGCCCTATATTCCATCATTGTGTGCTTGTATTTGATCTTCCAGACACTAAGTTTACATTTGGACATTTATTATGTAGGGCCGTGAAATTCCAATTGTTCACCGTGTGATTAAGGTAATAAAATTGTGAAGTCATCACATGACATCAATCATCATATCTATATTAGATGTGTATAACTCTTTTCTTGCTTGTTTTGAGTTTACTTTTTATCTGTATAGGTTCATGAACGCCAAGAAAGTGGAGAAGTTGATATCCTCACGAAAGGTATCTGTCATTCTTTGTTTGAGTGCCATAGGTTTTTCTTCAGTGATGTAATGCTATTTGTGCAATCCTGACAATAACAGTCAACAGTTAGCAATTTATAACTTGCATTGGGTGCCACTGCACTGCTGTATCTCAATTGATGATCTGCCTTTTCAGGTGATAATAATTTTGGGGATGACCGACTTTTGTATGCACAAGGGCAGCTTTGGCTTCAGAAGCATCACATTATGGGACGGGCTGTAGGGTGAGTGTCTTGGAACATTTGTATCACATTCACAGTTCTGCCTTCAAACTGGTGAAAAATAATTCAGCTGGCATTACCCTTTCGTTCTATGAACAGCTATCTACCATATGTTGGGTGGGTTACTATTGTGATGACTGAGAAGCCGATTATTAAGGTATGTCTATTCCATTTTAAGTACCGACGAGCCTATTCCTGAGTTGGAAGCACTTATGAAGTGCTAATATGTGATGCTTGTTGCTGCAGTACCTTCTGATTGGCGCGCTGGGCCTGCTGGTCATAACATCGAAAGAGTGAAGCTGTCAACCTTTGTGCATGGTTTGATCTTGTAGTGCAAATGTAATCGAGGGCAGAACAAGTTTTGTTGCGCCGTGTACCAACTGGACGATGTATTTTTATCTGTTCCTACAGTTGTCTCTGCCCAAAAGCCTAAACCCAGCTCTTATGCAACAGTCATCTTCTGATGGTCTTAGCTAATGACTTCGATCTTTCTTAACTAATGACTTCAGTCTTATTATTGCATTTGGGTAACATATTTCTCCaggaaaaaggaaatcaaattcgCCGATGGTAAGAGGCGTTCTGTTAGGTCAAACTCCTTGTGGTTTGCAGCAATCTGGTTGTTCTTATTTCCGATTGAGCCTGGAATTTGGGAATTGGAACTGGAACTTGTAAATATCTGTTGTCTGTGTGCACATGCAAATATCTACTCAACTCTTGCAACCTATTACGGTTTCAGATTAACATGTCATGCCTCGCTGGACATTTGAAATTGCATCCTGATCAGGAGGATATAAAATAAAGCTGCACCCAGCTCTTCCAGTTCCTTCCACGGGGTGCAACTCTAACCgcattttttttcctgttttttgtctTGGGTTTCTAAAGGCGTTCATTGTCTTGGGTTTCTTCAGGCGTTCATTTGGGCAAACGGCCTTCGTATCTCATCATCTTCTTTTAATAATTCACATCATTCATGCACCTGGCCTTCGTATCtcatcatattcttttaataATTCACATCATTCATGCACCTGTAACCTTTTTTTGCTCGCAGTCCTGTTTCAGATGTCGGTAGATGGGGAATAATTTGACTAGGGCAGAGGGAGGATTCGGGACAATATTTGACCAGTGCTGGGCTTGCGTTTCTGGTGATTGATAGGAATATAGGATAACACGCTGTGCGCGTTGAACATCAAGCACGTACTACTGTCTGATAAGCTACAACTGCCTCAAGTCTCAGAATCCGATTCCTCCCTCGGTCCGTACTTTGCCTATGTGTCGGAAAACTTGTGCCATTCGTGGCACGTGTTTCGACTTTGTCATTCTTTCGAGGTTATCTTCTCCAGCAGAAAAGGAGCCCAAAACAGCTCATACGCCCAAGAAGATACCATTCTGATCCACGTGCTCGTCAATTGGTATGCATGAAATAACTTATATGCCGATTAGACCCCTTCCCCTGAATTCTTCGACAATATAGGGAATACTCCATTTCAACTATGTTGTGTTTTATTTGACGAAAATGCCCAATGAAGCTCGGCCTCTATGGAGGCCGAATTTCAAATGATCAAAATTTAAATTTTTTGGTTTAGTactttttttttttaaaagtgcACATATACTAgtgcacaagtgtgtaaatttttagctcaaaacACGTTAAAATGGGTGCTACACAAAAATACACAAATCTGAGTTTATTTACTGGACGCACTATTCATCCTCAAAGTCCAagaatttttcttttttgcacatATCGCATTTAAAGGTATTTTATCCTGAAATTGTACACACATATATATCACATCCTTGTTTACTTGTgcaatttttgaaaagtttgatttttgatttttttttcaaaagattCGGCCTCCATGTAGGCCTCCAACACACCTCATTGTTTTTTTCTTGCATGAGAAACTTTCAATCTATTCATTTTCAATCATGACACTACAAAGAACACTAGAGGTAATAAAATTTACAACCATGTCCGTGGACCACCTAGTGACAACTTACAAACCAAAGGCGCGCCGTCATCATCGTCCCTCCCTCATTGAAGTCGGGCAAATTTTGTTGTGCTAGACGGTCGGGGAGTCGTCGTGCTAAAGCCCTATAAGACCAGCGTACCAGAGTGGCAACCATCGTCGATGAAGAAAGTCGTAAATCGAAAGGATCAAACTTATAAACACCTAAACAAAGACAAACGATCACTGAATCCAAATAGATCCATCAAAGACCAGCACCGACCGAGTCTCGCTAGATCCGATGGAGACACATCTCCACACGCCCTTCGACGAAGCAAGACGCACCACCGAGATGGGGATAAAATATGGAACACATTATTTCTACTGGGGGACATCGTTGTCACCACACAGACTCAACAAAGACATTGAACCTAACAAGACCGAGAACAAGGCCCCTCCCGCCAACATGCGGCTGAAGTCCTCCGCACCTCCATGGCCGTCATTGGAGATGGGGCGGACCGGCGGCGGTGTCGacgggagaaggaggaagacataTGCTCTTTTCTTGTGGAggaggaaaaaaatctttttccatACCTCACTCTATTTGAAACGGTAGAAATGACACATGCTTTCAACGTAGAAGGATACTTTGATCCTTTTGTGACTGTACACAAAGCCCCGTCAGCGAGCAATTCTTGAACGATATTACATGAAAAGAAGGAATACAAAGGGAGGTGGTGTGAGAATAGAACTGCTCGAACCATTATATGAATTTCTTTTTCAAAGGGCGGACATGAAAATATTATTTGATTTTCCCTGGAAACAAAAATGATTTGCTTGTGAGCGCACACAACCAGAAGCTCACTTTCCCTTAGAAATAAGGACATCTTCAACGCGGACCAGCAAACTTTCCACATGCGCCGGATTGAGACCGTGGAAGCCATTCAATGCGGTCCTCTGTCGGTACGCGGCACGGTTTGGATGTACTTTCTCGTGTAAAACGAAGACAAAtatgtgaggggggggggggggaggggggcgctTGCGAGCGTGTGGACCGCTCTCACGCTCGTATCTAACCGCCCTGGCCCACCAAAATTACCTCCTCCTGCCCCCGCACTTTCGATCATCGCCCACATTCATGCCCGGCTAGAGCGGACGCGATCACTCACTGGTGCCGGCATTAAAGCGCCATGCCAACCGAGAGAGCGCCGCCCACATCGCTTCCCGGTGCACGCGAATGCTGCACATTCAAACGACACGACAGTCGCACGTTTGTCCGTTTGCCGCCTACATTGATGGCACATGGTTACCGAGGTGTCTCCTCCGGTGCCACCCGTCCGTCCCTTTGTCGACCACTATTGCTATATCAACCGCTGCCCTGTCCATAGCTGCAGTCATCCAGCCTCCGATCCCTATCCGCAccaccctcatcatggattccttCTCGTCGAAGCTCCCTGGgacgggctaccgtcggacgagaagaaggagatgatCGCCATTGCTGCAGGCGGGCTGGCCGGCAGGCAGCCGAAGGACGACGAATTCTCAATGAAGGACGTCGTCAACGACGAACCAATGCCAACCTCCTCCCCCCGCGTCGTGCATTGCATCATAACCATCGGCGAGGCCCGTGCCCATTATATGGACATAGTGCGGGAGGAGCTGTTCCGGGAGGCGCAGGACGACGCCGCCTACAACCACCACCTCCTCCAGGAGCACGTGCAGGAGGAGGAGCAGTTCGTCGTCAGCAGGGCGGTCGCGCCGGGCGCGACCTAGCGGAGCAGGAGGCGCCGATCAAGTCCTACCGCTCCGCCCATGACATCTGTCTCGCCCACTTGCGGTTACGCCAACGGGTGGTGGAGTTGGCGACCGCCTACAAGGAGTGCACCGGGCGAGACCAACGATGCGATGTTCGGCAAGatcgagaggaggaggaggacatcaTCAAGGCCATGTCCTGCCGCGACGACCACGAAACCAGCACGTCCGTGGACGCCGCCTGCAGCAAGGAAGATAGATTGCCGCCGCTCGGGTCCCAAGAAGGCCACCCCTCCTTCCCTCACGTTGAAGCAAAGCTTGGCGGCATCAACGTTATCGGTTGATTAGCCGCTTGGCGACTACGTCGAGGCGGGCAACTTCACTTTCCGGGGCTCCGCGAAAGGAGTTTACGGAGGCGGAGCTAGAGAGCACTGTGACGGAGCTGGGAGCTCCAAAAGGCAAAGTTTCAGTCAAGGCTCATGGCCGAACACGGGACGCATGTGATCATAGATTAGGTGTATTAGGTATACCATTAGAGGTGGACGAGCCCCGTTTAGTtgatatatataatgaaattcgTCATGTTTATATGAAACCTGATTGCGTTTGCAACAAATTTAGTTGATTGATTCTGCCTGTTGTTAAAATATATTTCATCTATTTTAAAATAAGTAACTCAACTTTATAGTAACTTTAAAACAGGGGAGTATATGATTATGGTTAGATGGTGGGATCCTGCGTAAGTGTCCGTGGAATGGTCCCCTAATTATAAACTGTTGCGGAAGAAAATTTATAGATTGCAGTTGAAGATGCCCTAAATATCGTATTGCCGAATCACTTGGTAGATTTTAGCTTAGCGCTGGCTGGTGCCGCCTGCCGACAAATAGTCTCTCTGGTTTTCCGACGTTCTTAACGTGTCAAAACGAGCCGCTGATTAATTCCGTTCCTGGTTTCCCACAGGCTGCAAAACCAAAGGCAGATTCGATCTGCAACTCGATCGACAAAGCATCTCAAATTCCATTTCTTTGAGCGAAAAAAGTGCTGAGCTGAGAGCCTGAGGCGTACATCTAGCAGACGGCGGGTCCATCGCACTACTACGTGCCCATGGCCTCATGCACGGTCAGCGCTACCTATAGCTCTCCTGCTCCATACGCCTATATATATCGTCCGGCGATTTCGCTTCTTGACTCAACCAAATCACACGATCGAACGACAACAATCGAGCGAGTGCTCCAGGAAGCCTCAGCCAGAGCCAGAGCTCGTGCACGCATAGAAGAGCATGGAGAGCAACCACAGTGACCTGCAGCCACCGTCAGGTAATTGCTACCCCTCCGTCCCATCATATAAGACGTTTTTGTTGCAAGATAAAACATTTGGTTAACTTGTTAGTGTTATCTTTTCATCTTTTATTTTCGTGTTAACCTGGATCACCTGGTTCGACCTCGTCAGGCTACCCGACGACGGCGGGCACGGTGCCGGTAGGCGGCAACGGCTCGCCGCCCCGGGAGGAGACAAGGCAGCGCGGCCGGAAAACTGGTTTCCTCGATGCATGGTATATGCACGCACAAACTCTGGCTGTTTAGTTACACATTTTGTGCTCAAGTTTATACGCTTGAGCTAATGGTATGAATTCACCTGCCGCATCGATCATAATAACGGTATAAGAGAGCCTGCCACTAATTTCGTGCCATCGATGCTTTTCAGTGTCGCCGCACTGTGCTGCTGCTGGCTGTGCGACCTGTGCTGCGTCTAGATCGGGCGGCAGCAAAGACGTACGAGTTTGTTTAGGACGCAAGTTTTGATCAATACTTACTTATCAAGAGTATCCAGAATGATCAAGATGGTGGTGCATCTTGTCTCGTTGCTTTGTAGAGTAGCAGTATTTGGGTTGTACTCCTATATGAGTGAATGAGTCGTCCTGCATGTGTGCGTGTGAGCCACCGCTTCTCTCTTCTTTCCTTTTGGATTGGGGTGTGTAACCATCCATCATCGTTGTTGATGTACCGTAATGCAATGTAATGAATTTGTTTGTTCACGGAACTGATCAGCTGCCACTTTTTTTTGCGGGGTACCTCCATTTTTATTTACTCTGCATATCAGATTCAAGTGAAATCAAATTTCATAAAGTTTGATCAAGTTTATAAAAAACAATATAAACATTTAGCATAATAAATCTAAATGATATAAAAGTACATTCAATAATAAATATAATGCTATTGATTTGTAATTATCTATGTTAATATTTTTTTTATAAACTTTGTCAAAGTTTAAATTTTTTGACTTTGATCAAAGCTAATACGCGGGCTAAATAAAAACGGAAGGAGTATCGAAGAAGATGTGTGCTATAGGCTATGGCCACTGGCCCGTGTATAATAAGGTCGAGATAGTTAAGTGCAATCTAGTGGCGAATCCAGAGTGGAAATCAATGGACGAGCTCAAAGCACTA encodes:
- the LOC123440069 gene encoding signal peptidase complex catalytic subunit SEC11A-like; amino-acid sequence: MGFIGDQVESIRSMQVRQVLTQIISLGMIVTSALIIWKGLMVATGSESPVVVVLSGSMEPGFKRGDILFLHMSQDPIRTGEIVVFNIDGREIPIVHRVIKVHERQESGEVDILTKGDNNFGDDRLLYAQGQLWLQKHHIMGRAVGYLPYVGWVTIVMTEKPIIKYLLIGALGLLVITSKE